Proteins from a single region of Runella sp. SP2:
- a CDS encoding RagB/SusD family nutrient uptake outer membrane protein produces the protein MNKTYSFLTKKVAIAAVCGLTFLSACDVTRLPETSISDETFWRSEADLKAAANYLYTFLPVFNNEDNWSDDATGLTVSNISDGSRLAPATDGNYNNPFRLIRAANNIVEKAPRASLAAAIQDRYVGEARFFRAMGYYDLLRKYGSVPLILKTLTDESAELKEPAATRDQIIEQIYQDLDFAASKLPTPTALGTADYGRISNTGALAFKARVALFEGTRAKFHKYGDPNKHLTLAYNAAKAVIDSKQHDLYTGGYFNLFQYAGEGRANRENIIVKQYGVSLTDRVVTHTYFRGTVENGNLNPTKSLIDSYLMKDGLPISKSPLYKTPTTTVEVYQNRDTRMSDTYMKRGDSWIATFPVFNVPSLVFAKTGFTFRKYSDINDWNNQASTMDYMILRYAEVLLIYAEARFELDEKISDADLDLSINRTRARGGLPKLTNEFVTTNGLNMRDEIRRERRVELAQESHRYWDLNRWKMAETEMPKPILGNFFFREEFGTTVQVNLTPDNYIQVQAASFRKFDPAKDYLWPLPINELALNPSLKQNPGW, from the coding sequence ATGAACAAGACATATTCATTTCTTACCAAAAAAGTAGCAATAGCGGCGGTATGCGGACTGACCTTTCTCTCGGCCTGTGACGTAACCCGCCTTCCCGAAACGTCGATTAGTGACGAAACATTTTGGCGTTCGGAAGCCGATTTGAAGGCGGCGGCCAACTACTTATACACGTTTTTACCCGTTTTTAACAATGAAGACAACTGGTCGGATGACGCCACTGGTTTAACAGTTAGTAACATTAGTGATGGCTCACGTTTGGCACCTGCCACCGACGGGAACTACAATAATCCCTTTCGCTTAATTCGGGCGGCTAACAACATCGTCGAGAAAGCACCACGTGCGAGTTTGGCAGCGGCCATTCAAGACCGCTACGTGGGTGAAGCCCGTTTCTTCCGTGCGATGGGGTACTACGATTTGTTGCGCAAGTACGGAAGTGTGCCATTGATTTTGAAAACATTGACCGACGAGTCGGCTGAATTAAAAGAACCTGCGGCTACCCGTGACCAAATCATTGAGCAGATTTACCAAGACTTAGATTTTGCCGCTTCTAAACTTCCGACCCCGACAGCGTTGGGAACGGCAGATTACGGCCGCATTTCTAATACAGGGGCGTTGGCGTTCAAAGCACGCGTAGCATTGTTTGAAGGAACTCGCGCTAAATTCCACAAGTACGGCGATCCCAACAAACACCTGACGTTGGCTTATAACGCAGCTAAGGCGGTGATTGACAGCAAGCAGCACGATTTATACACGGGAGGGTACTTCAACTTGTTTCAGTATGCAGGTGAAGGCCGTGCCAACCGCGAAAATATCATCGTCAAACAGTATGGAGTGTCGTTGACTGACCGTGTGGTAACGCACACCTATTTTCGTGGAACGGTTGAAAACGGAAACCTAAACCCTACCAAAAGCTTGATTGATTCGTATTTGATGAAAGACGGCTTGCCTATTTCAAAATCACCACTTTATAAGACACCTACTACGACTGTAGAGGTGTACCAAAACCGCGATACGCGCATGAGCGATACGTACATGAAGCGCGGTGACTCGTGGATTGCTACGTTTCCAGTGTTCAATGTGCCGAGTTTGGTGTTTGCCAAAACAGGGTTTACATTCCGTAAGTATTCGGATATCAACGACTGGAATAACCAAGCTTCGACGATGGATTACATGATTTTGCGCTATGCCGAAGTGCTGTTGATTTATGCCGAAGCACGTTTTGAATTAGACGAAAAAATCAGCGATGCAGATTTAGACTTGAGCATCAACCGTACCCGCGCCAGAGGCGGTTTGCCAAAGTTGACCAACGAGTTTGTGACTACAAACGGTCTCAACATGCGCGATGAAATCCGTCGTGAGCGTCGTGTGGAATTGGCGCAAGAAAGCCATCGTTATTGGGATTTGAACCGTTGGAAAATGGCAGAAACCGAAATGCCAAAACCAATTTTGGGTAATTTCTTTTTCCGTGAAGAATTTGGCACGACGGTTCAGGTAAACTTAACGCCCGATAACTATATCCAAGTGCAAGCGGCAAGCTTCCGTAAGTTTGATCCTGCCAAAGATTATTTGTGGCCGTTGCCTATCAACGAATTGGCATTGAACCCATCCCTAAAACAAAACCCAGGCTGGTAA